In Carassius auratus strain Wakin chromosome 39, ASM336829v1, whole genome shotgun sequence, a genomic segment contains:
- the LOC113057943 gene encoding serine protease 23-like — protein MVPNQRLGLVHPCCIGLLFLLLLPSSVSVREPHHQSHIHPPSLIPHATLPLSRSRFSSKAQLDFTTHCNESCYRKREDTDKEHIAFETLYSDGSRTLTTVDLEENNTELPFRQPKATTPRRKRLKRQVYGSDGRFNIRGENFLLDYPFSTAVRISTGCTGVLVSQQHVLTAAHCVHDGNDYVKGARKLRVGFLIPPSVNGTRLGQAPVKKPMVRWVRVKRTRVPKGWIQGPQEVSMDFDYALLELLWSHRRPFMRLAVAPSSDYLAGKRIHFSGFDSDRPGELVYRFCPVEDESNDLIYQHCDARPGASGSGVYGRMWDDTLKRWERKVIGIFSGHQWLEINGENRDFNVAVRFTPLKFAQICYWVHGNKVDCSQD, from the coding sequence ATGGTGCCAAACCAGAGATTGGGTCTGGTCCATCCTTGCTGTATTGGCCTGCTTTTCCTACTCCTCCTGCCCAGCTCAGTTTCAGTGAGAGAACCTCATCATCAGTCCCACATCCACCCCCCCTCGCTGATACCTCACGCCACCCTGCCTCTGTCCCGCTCCCGCTTTAGTTCCAAAGCTCAGCTGGACTTCACTACCCACTGCAACGAGAGCTGCTACCGCAAAAGAGAAGACACTGATAAAGAGCACATAGCTTTCGAAACTCTTTATTCAGATGGTTCCCGAACTTTAACCACGGTGGACCTGGAAGAAAACAACACTGAACTTCCTTTCAGGCAGCCCAAAGCAACCACTCCCAGGCGTAAGCGGCTAAAACGGCAGGTCTACGGTTCAGATGGGCGATTTAACATCCGCGGTGAAAACTTCCTTTTGGACTACCCGTTCTCCACAGCCGTCCGCATCTCCACCGGCTGCACTGGAGTTCTGGTGTCCCAGCAGCACGTCCTGACCGCAGCTCACTGCGTGCATGATGGAAATGATTATGTCAAGGGAGCAAGAAAGCTCAGGGTGGGCTTTCTAATCCCTCCATCTGTTAACGGTACAAGGCTGGGTCAGGCTCCCGTGAAGAAACCCATGGTGCGCTGGGTGAGAGTTAAACGCACACGTGTTCCTAAAGGCTGGATTCAAGGTCCTCAAGAGGTCAGCATGGATTTTGACTATGCACTTCTAGAGTTGCTCTGGTCTCACCGGCGTCCCTTCATGAGGCTGGCTGTGGCACCCTCATCAGACTATTTGGCTGGTAAACGCATCCACTTCTCTGGATTTGACAGTGACCGGCCTGGAGAACTGGTGTACCGCTTTTGTCCAGTGGAGGATGAGTCCAATGATTTGATCTATCAGCACTGTGATGCCCGCCCTGGAGCGAGTGGCTCTGGTGTTTACGGACGCATGTGGGACGATACATTAAAGCGCTGGGAGCGCAAGGTCATTGGAATCTTCTCGGGCCACCAGTGGCTAGAAATCAACGGTGAGAATCGCGACTTCAACGTGGCTGTTCGCTTCACTCCGCTGAAGTTTGCTCAGATCTGTTACTGGGTTCATGGAAATAAGGTGGACTGCAGTCAGGACTGA
- the cfl1 gene encoding cofilin-1 yields the protein MASGVTVDDNVLTIFNDMKVRKANVNEEEKSKRKKAVLFCLSDDKKHIIMEEGSEILQGDEGDPYLKFVKKLPPNDCRYALYDATYETKETKKEDLVFIFWAPENAPLKSKMIYASSKDAIKKKFTGIKHEWQVNGLEDIKDRKTLAEKLGGASVVTLEGKPLND from the exons ATG gcctCCGGAGTTACAGTGGATGATAATGTGTTGACGATCTTCAATGACATGAAGGTCCGCAAGGCTAATGTCAACGAGGAAGAGAAAAGCAAGAGGAAGAAGGCCGTTCTCTTCTGCCTGAGCGATGACAAGAAGCATATCATCATGGAGGAGGGCAGTGAGATCCTGCAGGGAGATGAAGGAGATCCCTACCTTAAGTTTGTCAAGAAGCTTCCTCCTAATGACTGTCGCTACGCTCTCTATGATGCCACATATGAGACCAAGGAGACCAAGAAAGAGGACCTGGTTTTCATTTTCTG GGCCCCGGAAAATGCCCCACTCAAAAGCAAGATGATTTACGCCAGCTCCAAGGATGCCATCAAGAAGAAGTTCACAG GTATCAAGCACGAGTGGCAAGTGAACGGTTTAGAAGATATCAAGGACCGAAAGACCCTTGCCGAGAAGCTCGGGGGAGCGTCAGTGGTCACTCTCGAGGGCAAGCCTCTGAACGATTGA